The genomic stretch CCGGGGTCGTGCAGCCCTTCCTCTCGGTCTTTCAAGGCATTTTAGTCTCACTCGGAGGTGCACTCGTGGGTGCTGCCGTGGTGGTCAATTGGCTCACAACGAGGGTTTCAGTCACGAAGGGCGCACCGAGACAACTCAACTGAGCGGCCGGGATGCAGGAAAGCGCCGCTGTCGTTACCAGAGAACACAGAAGGCTGGTTTAGCTCTACGTGTATATCTGTGTTCGTCGTTCTGACGACATCCCATGTGAACGTAAACGGATCCCTCTGCGTGCATTGAGCCGCCGACTGGAATACGCGCGCCCTCAAGACCCCCGGCTATCGCACAACGGTCGCGATCGTGCACCGTACACTCCTTCATCTCCGAGTAGTTCGAGTCTGCGAGTCGCAGCGACAGTCGCCGCAGGACCGACCATACGGTGACCCTTGAGATCCACGGCCACCGACCGTCCGGCTCCGACTGGAAAATCTATGAAAAAGTAGAATTGAAGCGGACGTTTTGGGCTCGGCCGGACATGTACTAGGTGAGAAGGTAGTCACCTACCAGTGGAAAGAGCGCAAGATGACTGGCTCACCTAATGACCACAGCCAACCACCAGACGGCGATGATCCTCTAGACGTCCGATTGGCCTCTTCCGCGCCCAACGGCACGCCGGCGACCGATGAACTTCAAGAAGAGCTGAACAGGCTCTCCGCCGCAACTCGCGAGCAGGTCCAGGGGCGCCGCCGGTCTGGGCGGTCTCGTCTCTCACGTGGTGCCGCTTTGGGGCTCGCTGCCTTCGCCCTGCTGGGCACCGCCACTGCGGCAGTGGCCGTGGTCGAGCTGCGCGACTTCTGGTCGGACAGAGGAATAGAACCGCACGCGAGCTACAGCTTCGAGCTCCCCAGCGGCGCCGAATGCGAAGTAGAGCTCCGGATGCTCAGCATGGGCCCGCCTGGCGTGGAGAACACCGGGGACTACTTGATGACCGATGAACAAGACGCCTTCGCCCGCGAGATGTACTCAGATGCCCAGGCCAGAGTTGATGAGCTGGTGGAAACCGACAGGTTTCAGGAAACACTCGAGATGCAGAGAAATTTCCCTGGCGCTCCAGATACAACCGAAGACGACGCATACTTCCATGCTGTAGATACCGAGCTGTCCCTCAGCGTCACAGCCGATTACTACGACGCCATGGAAGAGATTCGCGTAGGCGGATACCTCATGGGGCACTCCTGCCCCGGAGCAGATTTCGAAGGTAGCCCACTGACCGAGTACAACGATATGGACGCCCACGAAGACACCGGTGGGGGTGTTGGTGGATGACCCATTCACGAGAATCCCCAGTAGAGACCGCGCTGCGAGCCAACTCCATCGACCTGTTGCACTACTTCGAGCGCCGCACCGACCGAGACGCGGCAGCAGATCTGATGGCCGAGACCATGCTCACCGCGTGGCAACGCGAGAAGGACCACCCCGAAGGTACTGAATCTTCCCGGATGTGGCTCTTCGGCATCGCCCGGAACGTCTTGAAGAACTCCGAACGAGGAGCTCGTCGTCGCCACCGGTTGGCCAGCAAACTCAGAAAGCTGTTGCACCCGGATGAGGCATCACACTCGGCCGATGACGGTGTCGAAGTCCGCGACGCCATCGAACAACTCGACCCCGCTCTGGCTGAACTGGTGAGACTTATCCACTGGGAAGGCTTCAGCATCAA from Nesterenkonia sandarakina encodes the following:
- a CDS encoding RNA polymerase sigma factor, producing the protein MTHSRESPVETALRANSIDLLHYFERRTDRDAAADLMAETMLTAWQREKDHPEGTESSRMWLFGIARNVLKNSERGARRRHRLASKLRKLLHPDEASHSADDGVEVRDAIEQLDPALAELVRLIHWEGFSINDAGQILGLPSSTARGSYQRAKQQLREALEPGNSEAQHCPATLPHVDLNTFTGNERVTGID